The genomic segment CGTCGACGCGGCCCTCGTGCAGCGCCACGTCGGCGCCCTCGCGCGACAGCACGTGAACGACCCGCAGCCGGCCGAGGTAGCGGTCCTTGAGGTCCGACAGCTCCTCGCGGAAGACCACCGAGGCGGTCGTGCGGTTGCCGTAGACCAGCGTCACGCGGGCGGTCGGCTCGGTGGCGAGGACGTGGCGGGCGATGCCGATGACCGGCGTGATCCCGCTGCCTGCCGCGATGCCGAGCACGTGGCGATGCGGCGCGGGGTCCGGCGCCGGCGTGAAGCGCCCCTCCGGCGGCAGCACGTCGACGACGTCACCGGGGCGCAGCGTCGCGGCCCAGCCGCTCATCACGCCGCCGGGCACCTGCTTGACCGCGACCCGCAGCTCGCCGTCGCCGGGCGCTGTGCACAGCGAGTAGGACCGGCGCACCTCCACCCCGTCGAGCACGGCCCGCAGGGTGAGGTACTGACCCGCCGAGAAGGAGTACGCCGCACGCAGCGCGTCGGGGACCTCGAAGGCGAGCGAGACGCACTCGTCGGTCTCGCGCCGCACGTCGGCGACGGTAAGGGTGTGCACGGCTCAGTGCCGCTTGAGGTAGTCGAACGGCTCGCGGCACGAGGTGCACCGCCACAGCGCCTTGCAGGCGGTCGACCCGAAGCCGGCGAGCTCCTCGACCTCGGCGCTGCCGCACAGCGGGCAGGCCGCGGGCCGGCCGGGGTCGGCAGAGTTGACAGTGTCGACGAGCAGCGGCAGCAGGACCCGGCCGGGCGGGGCGGTGCCGCCACCGGCGAGCTTGTCGCGGCCGGCCTCGGTGATCCAGTCGGTGGTCCAGGGCGGTGAGAGCACGGTGCGGACGGTGACGTGGGCGAAGCGGCGGGCCAGCGCCGCGGTGACGTCGGCCTCGATCTCGCGCATCGCGGGGCAGCCGCTGTAGGTCGGGGTGATCGAGACCGTCACGGTGTCGCCGTCGACGACGACGTCGCGGGCGATCCCGAGGTCGACGACCGAGACCGTGGGCAGCTCCGGGTCGGGCACCTCGGCGAGCAGCGCCCAGGCCTCCGCGACACCGGGCGCCGACACCGTCGTCACCACTGGGCGTCGGGGTCGGAACGGTGCAGCACCTGCATCTCGCCGAGCAGGTAGGACAGGTGCTCGGAGTGCTGGCCCTGCTTGCCGCCGCGCTGCCACCAGACGTCGGGCGGGACGGGGAGGGTCGCCTCGACGAGGACGTCGGCGACCCGCTTGCGCCAGGCCGGCTCGATCGACGACGGCAGCGGGACGAGCCCGGCCTCGGCGGCCTGGCGGTCGACGTCGTCGTCGAGCATGGCCTCTCCGGCGTAGGGCCACAGCGCGTCGAGCGCGTCGAGCACCCGGCGGCGCGACTCCTCGGTGCCGTCACCGAGCCGCACCAGCCAGCCGGAGGTGTGGCGCAGGTGGTACGCCGACTCCTTGGCCGCCTTGCCCGCGACGCCGGCGAGCACCTCGTCGGAGGAGCGCGCGAGCGCGGGCCACAGCTCGACCGCGAAGCAGTCCCACAGCAGGTGGCGGACGATGGTGTGGGCGAAGTCGCCGTGCGGCTGCTCGGCGAGCAGCAGGTTGCGGAAGTCCGGCGCGTCGCGCAGGTAGGCCAGGCGGTCCTCGTCGCGACCGACGCCCTCGAGCTCGCCGGCGCGGGTCAGCAGACCGCGGGCCTGGCCGAGCAGGTCGAGCGCGATGTTGGCCAGGGCGATGTCCTCCTCGAGCGCGGGCCCGTGGCCGCACCACGCGGACAGCCGCTGCGCCAGCACGAGGCAGGTGTCGCCGAGCCGCAGCACCGACTCCGCCGCGACATCAGGGGCGAGCCCAGGGGTAGCCGAGCTCATATGCCGTGCACCCCCTCGGGGACGTCGTAGTGCGTCGGGTGGCGGTAGTCCTTGTCGAGCGCGGGGTCGAACAGCGACTCCTTGTCGTCGGGGTCCGACGCGACGATCGCACTCGCAGGCACAACCCACAACGAGCTGCCCTCCCCGCGCCGGGTGTAGACGTCACGGGCACCCTGGACGGCGAGCTCCGCGTCGGCGGCGTGCAGGCTCCCCACGTGGGTGTGGGACAGCCCAGCGCGCGAGCGCACGAAGACCTCCCACAGCGGCCAGGTCTCGCGGCCGGACACGCTCATGCGACGGCCTCCGTCGTACGCGCCTGCTGCTTCTCGGCGTGAGCGAGTGCCGCCTCGCGGACCCAGGCGCCCTCGGCGTGGGCCTTGCGGCGCGCCGCGATGCGCTCGCGGTTGCAGGGGCCGTCGCCGCGCAGGACCCGGCGGAACTCCTCCCAGTCGGGCTCGCCGAAGACCCAGTGCTCGCCCTCGAGGCGCAGTGCCGGGTCGGGGATCGTGAGTCCGAGGAAGTGGGCCTGCGGGACGGTCGCGTCGACGAAGCGCTGACGCAGCTCGTCGTTGCTGAAGCGCTTGACCTTCCAGCGCATCGAGGCGTCGGAGTGGGTCGACTCGGAGTCCGGCGGGCCGAACATCATCAGCGCCGGCCACCACCAGCGGTCGAGCGCGTCCTGCGCCATCGCGTGCTGCGTCGGGGTGCCCTGCGCGAGCACCGTCATCGACTCGAAGCCCTGCCGCTGATGGAAGGACTCCTCGCGGCAGACCCGGACCATCGCGCGGGCGTAGGGGCCGTAGGAGCAGCGGCACAGCGGGACCTGGTTCATGATCGCGGCGCCGTCGACGAGCCAGCCGATGGCGGCGACGTCGGCCCAGGTCAGGGTCGGGTAGTTGAAGATGCTCGAGTACTTGGCGGTGCCGTCGAGCAGCTGGTCGACGAGCTCCTCGCGGGTGACGCCGAGGGTCTCGGCGGCGCTGTAGAGGTAGAGCCCGTGGCCGGCCTCGTCCTGCACCTTGGCGAGCAGGACGGCCTTGCGGCGCAGCGACGGGGCGCGGCTGATCCAGTTGCCCTCGGGCAGCATCCCGACGATCTCGGAGTGCGCGTGCTGGGCGATCTGGCGGACCAGCAGCTTGCGGTAGGCGGCCGGCATCCAGTGCGTCGGCTCGACCTTTTGCTCGGCGTCGACGTAGGCGTCGAAGCGCGCGGCGAGCACGCTCTCGTCGAGCGGGGTGGCGGTGTCGGGGACGCCGTCGAGGCCCTGGGTGTACATGGGCCGAGTATGACAGGGAAGCGACACGAGTGCCACTCCCCTGTCACATGTCGGGCACTACCCCTCGCTGACCATCGGGGACGACGCGACCTCGGTGCCGTCGGGCAGCGCGGTGATCTCGAAGTCGTCGAAGACGTGGGGCGCGAGCGCCTGCAGCTCGCGCAGCATCGCGATCGCGAGCTCGCGGATCTCGACGTCGGCGTGCTCGCTCGCCCGCATCGCGACGAAGTGCCGCATCGCGCGGTAGTTGCCGGTGACCACGATGCGGGTCTCGGTCGCGTTGGGCAGCACGGTGCGCGCGGCCTGACGGGCCTGCTTGCGGCGGGCCGTGACGTTCTCGACGTCGGCGAACTTCTTCTCCAGGCCCTCGAGCAGCTTGGTGTACGACGCCAGCGCCGCGTCGGCCGCCTCGAGGAACAGTGCGTGCAGCTCGGGGTCCTCGGCGATGACCTGCGGCTCGACCATGGCGGCGTCGCGCTCGGGGACGTAGCGCTGGGACAGCTGGCTGTAGGAGAAGTGCCGGTGGCGGATCAGCTCGTGGGTGAGGCTGCGCGACAGGCCGGAGAGGTAGAAGGTCACGCTGCCGTGCTCGAGCACCGACAGGTGGCCGACCTCGAGGATGTGCTTGAGGTAGCCCTCGTTCGTGGCCGTCGCCGGGTTGGGCTTGCTCCAGCTCTGGTAGCAGGCGCGTCCGGCGAACTCGGCGAGCGCCTGGCCGCCGTCGACGTCGGTCTCCCACGGCACGTCCGCCGGCGGGGCGAAGTGGGTGTAACCGATGACCTGGACCTTGAGCGGGGCGAGCGCGGGCAACTGCGTCTCCGGGAGTGCTGCGAGGCCCTCTGCGGCGGGGGAAGCCGGGCCGGGGACAAGACTACGGGAGCGCCGCCGAGACCCCGTCCCGCCGCGCCGGGTCAGAGGCGCTTCTGCCAGGTGGACAGGGTGCCGTTGGGGCGGAAGCCGAGCCGCTCGTTGACGGCGATCATCGGGGCGTTGGTGGTGGCGTTCCAGGTCGTCACCGTGCGGGTCGCGGGCGAGTCGGTCTGCAGCTGCCCCAGGACCGTGGCCTTGAGGAGCAGCCCGAGGCGGTGCCCCCGGTGCTCGGGGAGCACGAGGGTGTCCCACTGGTAGGCCCGGTCCGGGGCGTGGCTGCTCACCCCGAGCTCGGTGAACGCCACCGCCTCGCCGTCCCGCGTCGCCATCGCCGCCCAGTAGACCCGCCCCATCCGGTCGAACATCGCCTCCTTGCGCCGCACCAGCTCGGCGTCCCACTGCTCCTCCTCGAGCTCGAGGTCGCCGCTCGGGAACATCACCGACATCGCACGTCCCAGCGCGGCGCGGGCGTCGAGCAGGTGGTCGGGACACCGACGGGAGTACGCCGTGACGTCGTAGCCGGCGGCGCCCTCGCGAGCGTGGGCGAGGCAGCCGGCCAGCACCTGCGACGGGACCGGGACGGCGAGGTCGCGCCGTACCTCGAGCAGCGCGCGGTCGAAGCCGTGCCGGGTGAGGAAGTGGTGCGCCGGGCTGACGCCCGCGAGCGCCTCGGGCTCGTCGACCTCGGTGCCGGCGACCGAGCGGCCTGCCGCCCGCGCCCGGGCGAGGAGGCCCTCGAGCAGCGCCGTGCCCACACCCCCGCGCCGCTCGTCCGGCAGCACGTGGACCAGCACCCGGGCCCTGTCGAGGTTGTCGCGCGTCGTGAGGACCAGCCGTCCCAGGCCCACGTCGCGGGCGCCGTCCACGGCGAGCAGCAACGTCACGAGCTCACCTGTCGCCGTGTCAGCCTCGAGGCCCGTGACGGCGATCTCGCGCTGGTCCTGCGCGGTCCACCCGCTCTCCCCCGGCCGGGTGTCCTGCTCGACGGCCGCCAGCACGGCGTACCACCGGCCGAAGGCCTCGTCGTCCCGCGGGTCCACCTGCTCGATGCGCACCCGACCACCCTGCCCGGGGCGTCCAGCGGTTTCAGTGCACCTTCATCGCACCAGCGGCGCGAGGACGGGTGCGAGGTCGCCACGGGCGGAGACCGCCACGGACGACAGGCCCTGCCAGGCGGCGGCCTCCTGCAGCGACACCGCAAGCGCCTCGGCCACCTCCAGCACGTCGGACTTCGGCTCGACCCACGCGCCCAGCACCTGCAGCACCCCGGCCTTGCGGTCGGACTTCAGGTCGACCCGCGCCCGGATCCCTTCGTCGTGCAGGAACGGCAGGATGTAGTAGCCGTAGACCCGCTTCGGCGCTGGCACGTAGATCTCGATGCGGTAGTCGAACCCGAACAGCCGCGACGTGCGCGAGCGCTCGAAGACCAGCGGGTCGAAGGGGCTCAGCAGCGTCGAGCGGCGCGCCGTGCGCGGCACCGCGGTCCCGGGCCAGAGGTACGCCGGATCGCGCCACCCCTCGACGGCGACCTGCTCGAGCTCGCCGTCCTCCACCAGCGACGCCAGCGCCACCTTCGCCTCGGCCGGCCGTAGCCGGAAGTAGTCGCGCAGGTCGCGCTCCGTCCCGACGCCGTGCGCCCGTGCCGCCACCCGCATCAGCTCGCGCTGGGCCTCCTCGCGCGACGGTGTCGGCAGCGCCAGCACCGAGGCCGGGATCACGCGCTCGGTGACGTCGTACAACCGCTCGAACCCCGTCGTACGACGTGAGGTCGTCACCCGACCCGACCAGAAGAGGTACTCGAGCGCCTTCTTCACGTCGTCCCACCCCCACCAGGAGCCGCCACCGCGCGGCGTCTCCCGCAGCGCCCCCGCGCCGACGGGACCGCGCTCCTCGACCATCGCGTAGACCTTCTCGACGAAGTCGGGGCGGTCGCGGAAGACCCTCAGCGGCCCACCCCAGCCCTCCTCGAGGCCCTCGGCGCGGGCCATCCGCCAGCGCAGGTGCGGGTGCAGCGCGACCGGGAGGTAGGACGCCTCGTGGCCCCAGTACTCGAACAGCTCGCGCCGCCGGAAGGCCAGGTCGTCGAGCAGCCCGACCGGCCAGGCGCCGAGGCGCGACAGCGGCGGGAGGTGGTGGGCGCGGGCGAAGACGTTGACCGAGTCGATCTGGATCAGTGACGTCCGCGCGACGACCCGGCGCAGGTGGCGCGCGTCGACGGCACCGGTGGGCAGCGGGTCGGCGAAGCCCTGCGCCGCCAGCGCGATCTGACGGGCCGTGCGGAGCGGGAGGGTCTGCACCGCCCGATCCTGGCAGGATCAGCGCGTGGAGCTCCGAGCCCTTCGCCTCGACGAGGTCGTCCGCTACGACGAGGTCCGCCTCGAGACCTGGCGGGCCGCCTATCGCGGGCTCGTCCCCGACGCGTTCCTCGACGGCCTCGCCGTGACGGCGCAGCTCACCGCGAGCCGGACCGCGATGGCCCAGGACCCACACCGCGCGCTGCACGTCGCGGTCGTCGACGGCGTGGTCGTCGGCATCGCCGCGGCCGGACCGCCGCGAGACGACGACCTCGACCCCGACGACGTCACCGAGCTTGGGGCCCTCTACGTGCTGCCCGACCACTGGGGCGGCGGGATCGGGCGGGCCCTGCTCTCGGCCGTGCTCGCCCGCCGACCGCGGCCGAGGCAGGCGCTGTGGGTGCTCGAGGCCAACGACCGCAGCCGCGCCTTCTACGCCTCCTGCGGCTTCGCCCCCGACGGGCACCGCAAGGTCGAGACCCTGGCCAGCCGGTCGCCGAGGTGCGGCTGACCCGCTCCTCCTAGGCTCGGGGCATGGCCGACGTCAGCGTGCGACCCGCCCGCCCCGAGGACGCCGAGCGAGCCGCCCGCGTGCAGCTGTCGACCTGGCGCACCGCCTACTCCGACCTGCTGCCGCCCGAGGTCCTCGACGTCCCCGAGGAGCAGGTCGCTGCCGTGTGGCTGCGCGGCGTCGAGGTCCCGCCCTCGCACCGCCACCGGCTGCTCGTCGCGATGGACGGCCCCGAGCTCGTCGGCCTCGCCGTCTCCGAGCCGGTCGACGACGCGACCGTCGAGCTGACCGCGCTGATCGTCGAACCGCGCTGGGGCCGGCGCGGTCACGGCTCCCGGCTGCTCGCCGCCTCGGTCGACCACTGGCGCGGCGACGGCGCGACCC from the Mycobacteriales bacterium genome contains:
- a CDS encoding 2Fe-2S iron-sulfur cluster-binding protein, whose protein sequence is MHTLTVADVRRETDECVSLAFEVPDALRAAYSFSAGQYLTLRAVLDGVEVRRSYSLCTAPGDGELRVAVKQVPGGVMSGWAATLRPGDVVDVLPPEGRFTPAPDPAPHRHVLGIAAGSGITPVIGIARHVLATEPTARVTLVYGNRTTASVVFREELSDLKDRYLGRLRVVHVLSREGADVALHEGRVDADKLRRLCATVLDPTDLDEVFVCGPQQMSVGLRAALLELGVDAHRVHVELFGTDEARRAPVAVDTSTPGASAVVVLRGRSTTVPVARGETVLDAGRRAGLDLPWSCHAGVCATCRARVTGAVEQAVNHSLEPWELDAGYRLTCQSTAVDDDLVVDYDA
- the paaD gene encoding 1,2-phenylacetyl-CoA epoxidase subunit PaaD gives rise to the protein MSAPGVAEAWALLAEVPDPELPTVSVVDLGIARDVVVDGDTVTVSITPTYSGCPAMREIEADVTAALARRFAHVTVRTVLSPPWTTDWITEAGRDKLAGGGTAPPGRVLLPLLVDTVNSADPGRPAACPLCGSAEVEELAGFGSTACKALWRCTSCREPFDYLKRH
- the paaC gene encoding 1,2-phenylacetyl-CoA epoxidase subunit PaaC; the encoded protein is MSSATPGLAPDVAAESVLRLGDTCLVLAQRLSAWCGHGPALEEDIALANIALDLLGQARGLLTRAGELEGVGRDEDRLAYLRDAPDFRNLLLAEQPHGDFAHTIVRHLLWDCFAVELWPALARSSDEVLAGVAGKAAKESAYHLRHTSGWLVRLGDGTEESRRRVLDALDALWPYAGEAMLDDDVDRQAAEAGLVPLPSSIEPAWRKRVADVLVEATLPVPPDVWWQRGGKQGQHSEHLSYLLGEMQVLHRSDPDAQW
- the paaB gene encoding 1,2-phenylacetyl-CoA epoxidase subunit PaaB, translated to MSVSGRETWPLWEVFVRSRAGLSHTHVGSLHAADAELAVQGARDVYTRRGEGSSLWVVPASAIVASDPDDKESLFDPALDKDYRHPTHYDVPEGVHGI
- the paaA gene encoding 1,2-phenylacetyl-CoA epoxidase subunit PaaA — encoded protein: MYTQGLDGVPDTATPLDESVLAARFDAYVDAEQKVEPTHWMPAAYRKLLVRQIAQHAHSEIVGMLPEGNWISRAPSLRRKAVLLAKVQDEAGHGLYLYSAAETLGVTREELVDQLLDGTAKYSSIFNYPTLTWADVAAIGWLVDGAAIMNQVPLCRCSYGPYARAMVRVCREESFHQRQGFESMTVLAQGTPTQHAMAQDALDRWWWPALMMFGPPDSESTHSDASMRWKVKRFSNDELRQRFVDATVPQAHFLGLTIPDPALRLEGEHWVFGEPDWEEFRRVLRGDGPCNRERIAARRKAHAEGAWVREAALAHAEKQQARTTEAVA
- the thyX gene encoding FAD-dependent thymidylate synthase, encoding MPALAPLKVQVIGYTHFAPPADVPWETDVDGGQALAEFAGRACYQSWSKPNPATATNEGYLKHILEVGHLSVLEHGSVTFYLSGLSRSLTHELIRHRHFSYSQLSQRYVPERDAAMVEPQVIAEDPELHALFLEAADAALASYTKLLEGLEKKFADVENVTARRKQARQAARTVLPNATETRIVVTGNYRAMRHFVAMRASEHADVEIRELAIAMLRELQALAPHVFDDFEITALPDGTEVASSPMVSEG
- a CDS encoding GNAT family N-acetyltransferase; its protein translation is MRIEQVDPRDDEAFGRWYAVLAAVEQDTRPGESGWTAQDQREIAVTGLEADTATGELVTLLLAVDGARDVGLGRLVLTTRDNLDRARVLVHVLPDERRGGVGTALLEGLLARARAAGRSVAGTEVDEPEALAGVSPAHHFLTRHGFDRALLEVRRDLAVPVPSQVLAGCLAHAREGAAGYDVTAYSRRCPDHLLDARAALGRAMSVMFPSGDLELEEEQWDAELVRRKEAMFDRMGRVYWAAMATRDGEAVAFTELGVSSHAPDRAYQWDTLVLPEHRGHRLGLLLKATVLGQLQTDSPATRTVTTWNATTNAPMIAVNERLGFRPNGTLSTWQKRL
- a CDS encoding crosslink repair DNA glycosylase YcaQ family protein, with protein sequence MQTLPLRTARQIALAAQGFADPLPTGAVDARHLRRVVARTSLIQIDSVNVFARAHHLPPLSRLGAWPVGLLDDLAFRRRELFEYWGHEASYLPVALHPHLRWRMARAEGLEEGWGGPLRVFRDRPDFVEKVYAMVEERGPVGAGALRETPRGGGSWWGWDDVKKALEYLFWSGRVTTSRRTTGFERLYDVTERVIPASVLALPTPSREEAQRELMRVAARAHGVGTERDLRDYFRLRPAEAKVALASLVEDGELEQVAVEGWRDPAYLWPGTAVPRTARRSTLLSPFDPLVFERSRTSRLFGFDYRIEIYVPAPKRVYGYYILPFLHDEGIRARVDLKSDRKAGVLQVLGAWVEPKSDVLEVAEALAVSLQEAAAWQGLSSVAVSARGDLAPVLAPLVR
- a CDS encoding GNAT family N-acetyltransferase, producing MELRALRLDEVVRYDEVRLETWRAAYRGLVPDAFLDGLAVTAQLTASRTAMAQDPHRALHVAVVDGVVVGIAAAGPPRDDDLDPDDVTELGALYVLPDHWGGGIGRALLSAVLARRPRPRQALWVLEANDRSRAFYASCGFAPDGHRKVETLASRSPRCG
- a CDS encoding GNAT family N-acetyltransferase, producing the protein MADVSVRPARPEDAERAARVQLSTWRTAYSDLLPPEVLDVPEEQVAAVWLRGVEVPPSHRHRLLVAMDGPELVGLAVSEPVDDATVELTALIVEPRWGRRGHGSRLLAASVDHWRGDGATHAQTWAWERDDATRSFLESSGWEPDGVARSLDTGQRQVRLHVSLEES